GCTTCATCAAGAAAGGTTTGCTTATCTTCTTTTTCATAGATGAGTTGTGGTGGGAAGTTGTCAACAAAATCAACCATGGGTCCTGTTTTTTCATGCACGTGTTCAAATGCTTCTTGCGGGTCAATAACAGTTGGGTTGAAATTATCATAAAACACGCGCAACCTGAACGTGCCGTCTTCTTTTATAAAAATGGGATGGATTCTAAACGCGGATTTGTACGTAAAATTATTCCAAGCAAGCGTGATGTTTGTCCACTCGCTCCACTCCCCTTGCAAGAGCGTGACACGGTTTTGCTTGTCAGTTGACGCGATAAGCGTGTCATAGTTTTGCGTGTTGTCATCAGTTGAGTCCGTGATAAGTGCGTAAATAGTTGCGCCATACGCGGTGAGGGCGAGTTCTTTTGCCGGGCTAAATGATTCAAAGCCAAATACCCAGTTTGTTGGTTCTGATTCAGGGATGAATTGTGTGAGTGCTTGGCCAAGGTAGAACAGTTTTGCCCCTCTGCCAAGTGATTTTCTAAAGTCTGCGCGTGATTGCGGTTCAAAAATGAGTGCGGGATTTTCAAACCCCCACCCGCCCCAGCGTCCAAGAATGGTTACGCCTTCACTTAGTTCAGGCGGTGTTGAACCGGGAACAGAAAGAAGAGCTACGCTTTTTCCTGCATCCTCAAAGAGCGTCCATGCTGAGGGTATTTTTTTTGCAGTTGACGCAAACCCTTTTACTGATGGTTTATCAAGGGGCGCGCCCTCAACGTGCATTGGTCCGTCAGCAACGCCGTGCAGTTCAGGAAGGGTTCCGGTAAGAAGTGTTGCAAAATTGGTGGGTGTGTGAGAAGGAAAGGTAGGAATAGAGTATCCATACGTGCCGTGGTCCATTAAATATTTGATATTTGGCAAAAGCCCGTTTTGCGCCCACTCATAGACGGTGAAGAGTTTGGGTTCTGCGCGCATGCCATCAGGAATAAACCAGTACAGTTTTGTTGGCGTGTCAGTTTTTTGGAAAAGCGCTGAGTCTAGCACAGGGTACTGCGTATTAAAGAGCAGAACAAGCGCGAAAAGAAGGAGTGCAAGCGAAACAGAGATGGTAAGCGCATGAAATATTCTCATCGCATAGTATTCACTCAGTTACCGCTCTTAAAGATTTTTACTCTCCGCCTGCTTTTTTGTGGGGGGGCGTTTTCGCGTAATACTTATGCCGCCATCAGGCTCAAGCCTGACTTCACGAATGCCTGAGATTGAGTGCACATTGCTTTCTCGAAGCTTTGCGCGCAATTCTTCTTCATGCAGGTTGATTTTTCGCAACGCTTCTTTGACGATTTTCCCGTTTCTTACAAGAACCGTGCTTTTTCCTTCAATAATAGCAACAAGCCAGTAAGGTGAGCGTTCAAGAATGTTTTCCACACCCCAAATGAGAATAACAATTGTTGCAATTGCCGTCATGCTGGTAAGAAGGTGTACAACTTCATCACCATAAATCATAGCATCGCCCACTGCTGAGCCAAGCCCAATAATAATAACAAGGTCAAAAAGGTTGAGGTGCGCGAGCTGGCGCTGGCCGCGAATGCGCATAACAAGAAAGGTGAAGAAAAAAATGATAGTGGTCCGAACTACTACTTCAGAAAATCGCGCAAGCGTGAAGCCATCAAGCCATGCAACCATAGTAAAGTATTTGCACGGTATATTATTAAATGTGTCTTGCCGTCTCCCCTTAAATTAATAGCGGACAGCGCATGCAAGACATTTATGTAATAACACCGGTAAAAAGGTATATCCATGCTCAAAAAAGAATTGAAACTGCGACTCTATCAAGAACACTTGCTTAACGCGGCAAAAGCGCATAACACGCTTGTCGTGCTGCCAACGGGGCTTGGGAAAACCCTCATAGCACTGGGTTTAACGGTTTTGCGATTACGGGAGAATCCCAAAAGCGTGGTTGTGTTTATGGCGCCGACAAAGCCACTTGTTGAACAGCACAAAGCATTGTTTGAAGACTATCTTGACGTGCCAATGCTTGTTGCAACCGGCAAAATCCCGCCACGCGAACGCGTTGAAGCATACAAAAAAGCACGGGTCGTGTTTTGCACGCCCCAAACTCTTGAAAATGATATTCTCACAAGCAGGTTCAATCTTTCTCTAGTGAGCTTGCTTATTGTTGATGAAGCACACCGCGCAAGTGACGGAGAGTATGCATACAATTTTGTTGCAGAGCAATACGCGCAAAAATCAAGGTACGGCAACGTGCTCGCGCTGAGCGCGTCACCCGGCCATTCAAAGGAGAAAATAAAAACAATTTGCAAAAACCTGCGTCTTGACCGGGTTGAAGTGCGCGGTGAAGACGACCCTACGGTAAAACCTTACGTGCAGGAAAAAAAGATTACACCCCTCATTGTTACTTTGCCAAAAGAGCTTAACGCAATCAAAGCTCATCTTGAAAAAGCAGCAACTATCATGCTCTCGGGGCTTGTTGAGCTTGACGTGCTTGAACGCACAAGCAACGTGTACAAGCGCGACCTTATCAAACTGCAAGCACACTTGCAAAGCGTGGTTGCGCGCGGCGAGCCAAACACGCGCGTGTTTGAAGCAATCAAGCTTGCTGCTGGCGCGCACAAAGTGTTGCACGCGCTTGAACTCGTGCAGGTCAACGGAATCAAACCATTGCAAGCATATTTTGACAAGCTCAAAAAACAGCGTGAGCGAACCAAATCGTCCCAACTTTTGTTTAGCATTCCTGATTTCACGTTTGCGTTTACCAAAGCGTTTGACACCACAAGCGAGCACCCAAAATATGACGTGCTCAAAGACCTTATTAAAAAACAGGACATGGCGCATTCACGCATCATTATTTTCGTGTCGCTTCGTGAAACCGCGCGCGAACTGGTCAAACAGCTCAACGAAATAAAAGGCGTGCATGCAAGCGTGTTTGTTGGTCAAAAAGAAGGTATGACGCAAAAAAAGCAGCAGGATATTCTTGAAAAATTCAAACACGGCGAGTACAATGTGCTTTGTTCAACAAGCATTGGTGAGGAGGGCATTCACGTGAGTGATGCTGACATTGGCGTGTTTTTTGAACCAGTAAGCTCAGCGCTTCGAAGCGTTCAGCGAAAAGGCAGAGTTGGCAGAACCGCGTTTGGCAGGGTGTACGTACTCATGACTAAAGGGTGTATTGATGAGCGCTACTACTGGATTAGCCGTCATCGGGAAAAAAAAATGATTGAAACGCTTGAATCATTTAATGGAGAGGACCTACACCAGTACGCGCTTTCTGATTTCACTGCTTAGCGCGTGGAATAGTTTGGCGATTCTTTTGTAATTGCCACGCTGTGAGGATGGCTTTCTTTGAGTCCTGCTCCAGTGACGCGTACAAATTGCGCGTTCTTTTGCAGTGCATCAATGCTTTTTGCGCCACAATAACCCATGCCTGAGCGAAGCCCGCCAACAAGCTGGAACACGGTGTCGCGCACTGGTCCGCGGTATGGCACACGCCCTTCAATGCCTTCGGGAACCAGTTTTTTCTCGCCTTCCTGGAAGTAGCGGTCTTTACTGCCTTCTTTCATTGCCCCAATTGAGCCCATGCCGCGATACACCTTGTAGCTGCGCCCCTTGTAAATAACGCGCTCGCCTGGACTCTCATCAGCGCCTGCAAATAAGCTTCCTGCCATGACTGCGTTTGCGCCGCATGCAAGCGCTTTGACCAGGTCCCCTGAATACGTGATGCCCCCGTCAGCAATGACTGCAATACCCTGCTCGCGCGCAACGCGTGAACACTCCATAATTGCGCTCACCTGAGGCACGCCAACACCGGCAACAATGCGCGTAGTGCAAATTGAGCCCGGACCCACGCCCACTTTCACCAGGTCAGCGCCGGCTTGTATGAGGTCGTGGGTTGCTTGTTTTGTTGCCACATTGCCGCCAATAACCGGCACGTGCGCATAATCATTTTTGAGTTCTTTGATGGTGTCAAGCACGCCTTTTGAGTGGCCATGAGCCGTGTCAACTACAAGCACGTCAACGCCCGCGTTCACAAGCGCTTCTGCGCGCTCATGCGTGTCGTTTGAAACACCAACTGCAGCACCAACAAGAAGCCTGCCGTGCGCATCTTTTGAGGTGTTTGGAAATTTCTTTGCGTTTTCAATGTCACGAATAGTAATAAGACCGCGCAACACGTTTTTTGCATCAACAAGGGGAAGTTTCTCAATTTTATGTTTTGAGAGCACTTGTTTTGCTTGCTCAATAGTGGTTGTACTGCTGGCGGTAACAAGATTATGTTTTGTCATCACGTTTTCAATTGTCTGGTCTGGTCCTTCAAAAAAGCGCAAATCACGGTTCGTGAGTATGCCAACAAGCACGTTGTGTTTGTCAACAATGGGCACGCCGGAAATATGTTTTACCTCCATAAGCGCGCGAGCTTCGCTTACGAGATTATGTGGAGAAAGGTGATACGGGTCAATAATGACGCCGCTCTCTGAGCGCTTAACTTTTCGAACCTCATCTGCCTGTTTATCAATTGACATGTTTTTGTGCACAATGCCCATGCCTCCTTCGCGCGCCATTGCAATTGCCATGCGCGCCGTGGTTACGGTATCCATGCTTGCGCTCATAAGCGGAATAGCAAGCGTAATGGTTTTTGTAAGCCGTGCACGCGTGTCAACATTTTTTGGAAGAACCTGAGAAAACGCGGGTTTGAGAAGCACATCATCAAACGTGAGTGCTAACGGGAACTGAGCTGCCATATAATCTTAATAAAAAAACCATTTAAAAGTGTTATGATTCAAGAGACGCACCAAGCATGATTTGGTTGTACGTTTTTTTCCCTTAGACATTTTTTGTTTTGCTGACTTGCGCGGGCATCATTTTTGGTTCTTCTTTTGATGAGGACTGTTTTTTTCTTTTGAGAGTTCTTCAAGGAGTTCTTTTTCTTCTTTTAGATTTGAACTAATGCGGGATTGAATGTCTGCTTCGTCAAGCGCCTCGATTTCTGCAAGTTCTTCATCGCTTGGCACGTCCTCTTCTCCTGACAGGTCGTCTTCGCTAGAATTGCTTCCCATTTCAACGTGTTTTTTGATTTCTGCTTCTTCTTTTGCAAGCTCTGCTTCAGCTCTGCGAATGATTTCGCGCTGTTTTTTTGCTGAGAGTTCTGGTTTTTCTGTTTTACGCACTGCCTGAGCGTGCGGTTTTCCAAGCAGTGCGTGCGCGTACGCGCGTACTTGCGCGGCATACACAGTTATGGCTTGCTTTTTTTGCGGTGGTGCCGGGATTTTTTCAATATGCTCAGCATACGCAAGCAATTGGCGTGCATACGCTTGCGTGTTTGATTCGCGCGGCGGCTTTGCAGGCAGGGTTGGCACGTTTTTTGTAATGCGCTTTGGCGGTGCTTTTGCTGCGGGCATGCCTTGTGAGGGTGGCAACATTGGGGGTTTTATTTCAGTTACTGCGGGAGGTGTGGGTGGGGTTTTTGGTTTTTTCAAGTCCACAAATATTTTATCGCGAAGCACGTAAACCACGACTGCACCGCCTCCAAGAATTGAAAGTGCGACAATGATGAGTACCCGTGTAATCACGCTCATTTCTCCGCTTTCTTCGGTGGGTGCTTGCGGCAGGGTTATGTTTTGCTGGGGGGTTGTTTCCTGCACGGTTTGTTGTTCTTGAGTCTGGTTTTGCGCCGTCTCGTTTGCGCTCACGGTTTGATTGGTTTGTGTTTGGTTTTGTGCCGTCTCGTTTGCGCTCACGGTTTGGTTTTGCTCAGTTGTTGTTTCTTCACTTAATTCCTGCTGGGTTGGAATCGTGATAGCATAATAGGAGAATCCTTCACTTGTTGCACTAAAATAGTGAACTGTGCTACCGCTTCCAGTAAACGTGGTTGGAAGAATATCCCATGAATTATTAGTAAAGCGTCGAAGCCGCGTGTCAGTAACCAAAAAGCCATTGCCTGAATACCATGACTTGTTGACTTCAAAACTGATAACAACCTGGGAAATATTTGTGTCGCTTAGGTTAATGGGAATAATATTAAGATATGAATACACCTCACCCTCGCTTTCAGGTGTGAGTGTTGGCGCGGTATCCAGTTTTTGAACGGTGATGCGCACGCCTGACGCATTTTGCGTGGCGTTTACCGTAATTGCACGCACAAGAATCGTGCTCGAGTTTGTGTAGTTAAACGTGACTGACGAGTTTTGAGTAATCGCGCTCACCTCCTGGGCTTCCTGTATGGCGCTCACGTTTGATGGGGTTGCCGTTATGTTTTCACTTGACGGCGCGTATGCGATAGTAAAGTAGCGCGTGGTTGAGAATGCTTCAAGACTATCTGCGTCAGTGCAGGAAATAGCAAGGCTGTGTGTGTTATTGTTAAGAACAGGCAGGGTAAAGGCGCGCTCTACTGCAACCGTCACGTTTCCAAGCGGGTATGACGTGCTGTTAAGGGTGTAATTGCAATTGGCCACGCTTGAATTGTCATCAGTTATTTTAAAGAGGGCGTCAACTTGAGGGTATGCATATGTTGTGTTTTGGGGTTGGAGAAGGGTGATGTTTGCTTTAACACCGCCAACAATAAAGTACTGGGTTTTTGAGGCGTTAATGTTTCCAGAACCATCTGCACACCACACGTTTGTTGTGTAGTTTGCGCGCGAATTATTAGTAATGCTCAGGCTCACGTTTTTTGCTGCAGCAGACGTGACACTGCCAATAGTGTAGTTTACATTGTTGAGTGTGTAATTACAGCTCAGTGTTGAGGATGTTTCATCAGTTGGAGTGAAGGTAAGATTCACGTCAATGCCCTGAAATGTTTCATTGTAGGTCTTGTTGAGCGGGTAGGTGAGAACCAGGGTTGGTTTTTGCAAATCAACGCCAAACACAACAGGCGTGTTGTCAAAAAATATTTGGTTTTTTGACCCGTCCTCAGTATATACTTCAAAATTAGCACTATACCCGCCGGTTGTTGCGGTGTCAAGTGATACATTCCATGACGCGTTAATCTGGAATTCAGGCCCACTTCCTCCAGTCATAGTATAGCCAGAAACGTGCACGAGCCCGTCGCCTGAGCTGAATGTTTCAGTAATGTTCTCAACAGTTGAAGGGTCATCAGGGTCGTAGCCGTAGCCTGATGCGTAGCGCGGGTCTGCTGAACTTGTCGTGTTCTGCTCAGTAATTGAGGTGAGCACGATATTCGTGCACCCGCTAATTGCCGTACCATTCACCCAAAACGTGCACACTTTGCTTTCAGCACCGCTAATGTTTAAGGTCGCGTTTGTAACGGGCGCGGAATCTGCTGAAACACTGTCTCCGGCTGGTTCAATGTCGAGGCGAAGCGTGAAGTTAATAACATTATTTATAATTGATGCATTTGCTACATCACGCTGGATGTCAACAAGAAGCGCATGCGAAACTGGTGGGTGAAGCAAAAAAACTGCAGCAAGCATGAACACTACTACGAGTGAACGACACGACACAAAACCCCGTCCCACCATAGGATATACGGGTCGTCATGATTTATTAAAAGTTCGTACACAACATGAAGTATAGTCTTTTGAGCAACAAACATTTAAAAGATAAATCAGTTTATCCTGCACTATGGCAGGGGAATGGATTGTATCACTTCCATGGTTAAAAATCGCGTACGCAGTTGTTGCTATTCTCGTAACAGTCATATTATATAAGCTTATTCAAAGCGTTGAAGATGAGGAAGAACCGGCAAAGGATGAGGAGAAAAAACGCGTTGAAAGCCTTCCTTGGAATGAGTTTAAAGCAGTAACAAAAAAAGCAAAAAAAATCAAGAAAGCGAGAAAAACCATTGAGATGGAGGACGCGTTTTACGAGGCTAAGGAAATAAAAACAGATTATGGTGAAAAAGAATATGCCTGATGGCGCGCGTGTTATTGCAATTGTAAGCGGCAAGGGTGGTGTGGGTAAAACAACAACTGCCGCAAATCTTGGTGTTGGTCTTGCGTGGAACTATAAAGAAGATGTGATTTTAATTGACGCAAACACAACGTCTTCCGGGCTTGGCCTGCATTTAGGAAAATATTGGTACGAGATTTCTCTCAATGATGTGCTCAATGGCAAAGCACATATTAGCCAGGCAATGTACGCGCACCCAAGCGGGGCGCGGCTCATTCCTGCAACCACACATCTGGATAATTTGGACACTGACCCTAAGGAATTAAAAAAAGTCACGAAATCGCTCAAACCCTACGTGGATTATATTCTTCTTGATTGCGCGCCAACCCTTGGCGATGAGAGCACAGCAGGCATTGATGCTGCTGATGAGATTATTCTTGTTACCAATAATGACTGGCCAAGCCTGCTTGAAGCAAAGCGCACGCTTGAGTATGCAAAGCACCATAAAAAAGCAATTCTTGGCGTGATTCTCAACAAAAGCCCGCCACTCAATGACGCGATGCGCGAGAAATTGGAAGCAACCCTTGGCGTGCCTGTTCTTGGCACGATTAAAAATGATGAGAAAGTAACGGAGAGCATTACGCGCCGCGTTCCGGTTATCCACTCATTCCCGTACGCGAACGCAGCAAGCGATTATGTGACCATTCTTGAAACAGTAACGGGTGAGAAATTTTATGGCAAGACCTCGTTTTTTGGCAAACTCTTATCGCGCGTAGGATTAAAAGAGTGAGCACGGACGGTTTGAACAGGTTTCTACGTGCTATAATAACGTTTTTCTGTAAGAATAAGCACGTGGTTTAGTCTTCTTCAACAAGCATGATTGGAATGCCGTCTTTGACTTCATATTCGCGCGTGCATTTTGTGCATATAAGGTATTCTTTTTTTCCTTTCTTTTTTTCAGCCACGTCTGCTTTGCACACTGGACACGCGAGTATTGCAAGCAGTTTCTTGTCAACCATACTCACTTCATAGTGTGCTCATGTATTAAATGTTTTAGGGGAAAACAGCTACTAACACAGGGTTTTGAATATCTAGTAAAAAGCGCAATAATGCCTTTATAACCTAGTTAAAATTCTCAATGCATGCAGCGTCATCTCCTGCTCATTTTCCTTATGTTAATAGCCATTTCTGTGGCGTACGCACAAGAGTATGAAAGTGATGCATGCACCACTGTTTTTGAGCAGGTTAGTTCCTGTGAGAGGTATGCGAGTTGTGAGAAAAGCACTACTACTATTCTTGATACGTGCTACAAGAATGAAACGTGTTTGCGCACTAAAACACAAGAGTGCGCGCCTCACACGGTTTCTGGAACGTGCGAATCAACAGCGTGCACAACTCCTTCATACGCGTGCAATTCGCGCTGCGAACAATACGGCACAAAATGGGATTCGTGTGCAACGCGCGAACTTGAGCCAACCGAGCAGTGCACTGCGTACGAGACCACGTGCACTGATACGTGTAAAGGCGGGTTGGTAATAAAAACCGGCTGGTTTGGTATTCCCTACCCCTGGTGGGATTCGTGTGCGTCAACGGTGCAAACGTGCACAACAACGTGCAGTGCAACGCGGACGGTGTGGAGTGCGGGTGATTGTAAGGGCGGCTACGTTACTGACACGAGTAATTGCGTAAAAGAAGCGCATGACACATGTTATGACTGGTCAAAAACAACCTGCTCAACTGCGTATTATTCGTGTGCTCAAACCGCAACCACGTGCGAGGTGTGCGCCCAGTACGAGCAAGTCCCGTATGATTGTTCTAACACGATTACCACATACACGGCTCATATCCAAGAATGTGCAAATCAGGAACCAGACTTACATCTGCGCGTGTGCAAGGGTTATCCCTGTAATGAAGTGAGCACGCTTGATGTCGGCTTAGCGTATTATCTTTCTTACACGCTTGAACACGTGTATCATGCGGGTGTTGCTGACGTGCTGGTGAGCATTAATGGTGACGCGCAACGCTTGCAAACAAGCGCGTATCAAAACGCGCAAGGAACCTATCCGTTCACTGCACGCGAATCTAATGAGTTTGCTATTATTGTGACTGACCAGATTGACGCAGAGAGCAGTATTCAAACATTCATCATTAACGCACAACAACCCGTGCAAGAGCAATACGCGCACGCAGTTACTACACCATTTAACGCACAAGATGGCAGTGGCAAGCGTGCTGCACGCACGCATGACGCGAGTGGTTCAGCAACGGGACTGGTTGTTCTTGGTGGCGTTGTTGGCGCAGCAGGTCTTGCGTATTTCACGCGCGACACGCTCCTTCCATTGCTTATCAGTATGATTCCTGTTGTGGGTAACGTAGTTGACCTTGCGCAGGTTGCGTGGAAGAAAATTAAAGGAATGGCGTTGAGCGTGTGGGATTACGTGATTAGTGGTTTTTCAAGTCTTGGTCTTGGCGCTGATGTCAGCGCAGTTCTTGGCGCGCTTGGCGCTATTGCAAGTGGGGGGATTAGCACAGGAGCAAGCGTGCTTGGTGTTGCAACTGATTTGGTGTCTGGTTTTGTGAAGTTCATAATAAAACAAACAATCAAGAACGTGCAGGAACTGTTCATGCTGGGGCTCAAGGCCGTTGGGCTCGTAGCAAAGGCGCCAGCAAGCCTTATTGATGGTGTGCGATTTGCAGGCAGGCTTGTGAGCAGAGTACTTAAAAAATTCAAATACCTTCTCACAACGGGCGGTGATGTTGTTGCAAACGTGTCTAAATTCTTTAACAAAATCAGCGAATACCTTGCTATTTTATCCGGCAAGTATCTTGGCGTGACGCTCAACACAAGAACAATTCAAATCGCAGACACGTTTGGCTTCACCGGAACGCCTTTGCTCGCCATTGATGATGTACTCAAAAAAGGCATAAACATTGAAGACGACGTGC
Above is a genomic segment from archaeon CG10_big_fil_rev_8_21_14_0_10_43_11 containing:
- a CDS encoding IMP dehydrogenase; translation: MAAQFPLALTFDDVLLKPAFSQVLPKNVDTRARLTKTITLAIPLMSASMDTVTTARMAIAMAREGGMGIVHKNMSIDKQADEVRKVKRSESGVIIDPYHLSPHNLVSEARALMEVKHISGVPIVDKHNVLVGILTNRDLRFFEGPDQTIENVMTKHNLVTASSTTTIEQAKQVLSKHKIEKLPLVDAKNVLRGLITIRDIENAKKFPNTSKDAHGRLLVGAAVGVSNDTHERAEALVNAGVDVLVVDTAHGHSKGVLDTIKELKNDYAHVPVIGGNVATKQATHDLIQAGADLVKVGVGPGSICTTRIVAGVGVPQVSAIMECSRVAREQGIAVIADGGITYSGDLVKALACGANAVMAGSLFAGADESPGERVIYKGRSYKVYRGMGSIGAMKEGSKDRYFQEGEKKLVPEGIEGRVPYRGPVRDTVFQLVGGLRSGMGYCGAKSIDALQKNAQFVRVTGAGLKESHPHSVAITKESPNYSTR